A part of Leptolyngbyaceae cyanobacterium genomic DNA contains:
- the ppsA gene encoding phosphoenolpyruvate synthase, translating to MVIATHERFPQFSKEQSLVLWFDEVGIDDIPIVGGKNASLGEMIQQLTSKGVNVPNGFATTASAYRYFVQAAGLEEKLRELFADLDVEDVNNLRERGKKARSLLLHTPFPTELRAAITTAYQRMCDRYGADTEVAVRSSATAEDLPDASFAGQQETYLHIQGVNGVLEACHRCFASLFTDRAISYRHLKGFDHFSVALSVGVQKMVRSDLASAGVMFSIDTETGFKNAALITAAYGLGENVVQGAVNPDEYLVFKPTLKDGYKPILDKRLGSKEYKLVCDVGGCKVIKNERVPISEQNQFALNDEEILHLARWACIIEEHYSQVRGIYTPMDIEWAKDGITNELFIVQARPETVQSQKSQNMLRSYHLEKRSEVLVTGRSVGEAIGQGKVRVILDAQKIELFQPGEVLVTDRTDPDWEPIMKKASAIITNKGGRTCHAAIIAREMGIPAIVGCGDATDILKTGQLVTVSCAEGEDGRVYAGLLPFEVKEVALENLPRTRTKIMMNVGNPEEAFSLSALPCDGVGLARLEFLIANHIKVHPLALIHFDQLQDESVQAKINQMTALYEDKPQYFVDKLTQGIARIAAAFYPKPVVVRMSDFKTNEYANLLGGQQFEPKEENPMLGWRGASRYYDEKYRDAFALECHALKRVRDDMGLTNVIPMIPFCRTPEEGQKVLAEMAKHGLERGVNGLKVYVMCELPSNVIMADEFSQVFDGFSIGSNDLTQLTLGLDRDSALVAHIFDERNPAVKRMVKLAIASAKENDRKIGICGQAPSDYPEFARFLVEQGIDSISLNPDSVLKTLLMVAEVEGKG from the coding sequence ATGGTTATCGCAACTCACGAAAGATTTCCTCAGTTTTCTAAAGAACAGTCTTTAGTTCTCTGGTTTGATGAAGTTGGAATCGACGATATCCCTATAGTTGGTGGAAAAAATGCTTCCTTGGGAGAAATGATCCAGCAACTAACTAGCAAGGGAGTCAACGTTCCGAATGGGTTTGCAACTACAGCTTCTGCTTATCGTTATTTTGTACAAGCAGCAGGTTTAGAAGAAAAGCTGCGGGAATTATTTGCCGATTTAGATGTAGAAGATGTTAATAATTTGCGGGAAAGGGGGAAAAAAGCAAGGTCGTTGCTGCTGCATACGCCTTTTCCGACCGAATTAAGGGCGGCGATTACCACAGCTTACCAAAGGATGTGCGATCGCTATGGCGCAGACACCGAAGTAGCCGTGCGTTCCTCCGCCACCGCCGAAGACTTACCCGATGCGAGTTTCGCCGGACAACAAGAAACTTACCTGCACATTCAAGGAGTCAATGGCGTTCTCGAAGCTTGTCACCGATGCTTTGCTTCCCTATTCACTGACAGGGCAATTTCTTATCGCCATCTAAAAGGATTCGATCATTTTAGTGTCGCCCTTTCCGTCGGCGTGCAGAAAATGGTGCGTTCCGACTTAGCTTCTGCTGGGGTGATGTTTTCCATTGATACCGAAACCGGATTTAAAAATGCTGCTTTAATTACCGCCGCCTACGGTTTAGGGGAAAATGTCGTTCAAGGTGCGGTTAACCCAGATGAATATTTAGTTTTCAAACCCACATTGAAAGATGGCTACAAACCAATTCTCGATAAAAGATTGGGCAGTAAAGAATATAAACTAGTTTGCGATGTAGGCGGTTGCAAAGTTATTAAAAACGAACGAGTTCCCATTAGCGAACAAAACCAATTTGCCCTGAACGATGAAGAAATTCTGCACCTCGCACGCTGGGCTTGCATAATTGAAGAACACTACAGCCAAGTCCGGGGAATTTATACCCCAATGGATATTGAATGGGCGAAAGATGGGATTACTAACGAACTGTTTATCGTGCAAGCACGTCCGGAAACAGTGCAATCTCAAAAATCCCAAAATATGCTGCGCAGCTATCATCTTGAAAAACGTAGCGAAGTGTTAGTTACCGGACGCAGCGTTGGTGAAGCGATCGGTCAAGGCAAAGTCAGAGTAATTTTGGATGCTCAAAAAATTGAGTTGTTCCAACCGGGAGAAGTTCTAGTTACCGATCGAACTGACCCCGATTGGGAACCAATCATGAAAAAAGCCAGCGCCATTATTACTAATAAAGGCGGACGCACTTGTCACGCCGCAATTATTGCCAGAGAAATGGGTATTCCGGCAATCGTTGGTTGTGGCGATGCTACCGATATTTTGAAAACCGGACAACTGGTAACGGTTTCTTGTGCGGAAGGAGAAGATGGGCGAGTTTACGCTGGTTTGTTACCTTTTGAAGTAAAAGAAGTAGCACTGGAAAATTTGCCTCGTACTCGGACAAAAATCATGATGAATGTGGGTAATCCGGAGGAAGCTTTTAGTCTTTCTGCATTACCTTGTGATGGAGTTGGTTTAGCGAGATTGGAATTTTTGATTGCCAATCACATTAAGGTACATCCTTTAGCTTTGATTCACTTCGACCAATTACAAGATGAATCAGTACAAGCTAAAATCAACCAAATGACTGCCCTTTATGAAGATAAACCGCAATATTTTGTTGATAAGTTAACCCAAGGAATCGCTAGAATTGCTGCTGCCTTTTATCCTAAACCAGTAGTAGTGCGGATGAGCGATTTTAAAACTAATGAGTACGCCAATCTTTTGGGCGGTCAACAGTTTGAACCGAAAGAAGAAAATCCGATGTTAGGTTGGCGGGGTGCTTCTCGTTATTATGATGAGAAATACCGAGATGCGTTTGCTTTAGAATGTCATGCTTTGAAGCGAGTTCGGGATGACATGGGTTTAACAAACGTAATTCCGATGATTCCTTTCTGTCGGACGCCGGAAGAGGGTCAAAAGGTGTTAGCTGAAATGGCGAAACACGGTTTAGAACGAGGTGTGAATGGGTTAAAAGTTTACGTGATGTGCGAGTTACCCAGTAATGTGATTATGGCTGATGAGTTTAGCCAAGTGTTTGATGGTTTTTCGATCGGATCTAACGATTTAACTCAGCTTACCTTGGGATTAGACCGGGATTCGGCGTTAGTGGCACATATTTTCGACGAACGGAATCCGGCGGTGAAGCGGATGGTGAAATTAGCGATCGCATCTGCAAAGGAAAACGATCGCAAAATCGGTATCTGCGGTCAAGCGCCTTCTGACTATCCCGAATTTGCTCGTTTCTTAGTCGAACAGGGAATCGATTCGATCAGCTTGAATCCCGATTCCGTGTTGAAAACTCTGCTGATGGTGGCGGAAGTGGAAGGGAAAGGCTAA
- a CDS encoding DUF2341 domain-containing protein: protein MSKYFVANNGNDANPGTVESPFKTFAHAVSLARAGDTVNLRGGDIFRESPVMKQSGTNGNFITIKSYGNGKAIISGAEIISDGWISHSKNIFKRSIPPEWNRGFGVNQFFLNGKLINEARWPKIPPGKTIFNTEAFQDYLIATSGSYDPKSGDANGYYTGSFSHPSLIRPTNYWVGCRIIAAYGLAWASDIGDVIASSGDTIQFKFKLNSYLDVYTPSTGNPFFLIGKLELVTEENEIFTSNNGTAYLYPIGGVLNANDLVEIRVRQKGIDFSNCSFVQIENLEFFACNINSSNCSNINIIGVDFKYSGYHNPECKGGIEAIKLTGDNIKIADSNIYETCGDAIYLNGNNIHFYNSVSSGSGYLGVGGDSIDSMGTNHIIEKSTIFNSGYHGICARAKASKYRFLRVFNIGRNATDLSGINMLRTGDMQGTEICYNCLHDGLSFKGELDKIHFNGCQLIRTDSGGQKPQEGTSNVKIHHNIGYRTTNNCLALWPLAPWHTNYGNTKIEVYCNSFDGSISFATRPEHINTGTIVMNNIARTMNIVPSEADIKKNLFEQKIVTDNLSGYAGFISPWNYNFMLRSDSPCIKAGVRVSPYTDDCQDSAPHLGAIEFGATPFVAGAVIGDRDIPSLQYRQDRENPYKIYITGLPIGRNLPSNFKIKSGDGVPSGNFYNVVDPTTGLTTGIAFINDCNSSGTIGISLDGTTFHQTNKQVDLDDLSIANSALQFDVSSRSISMVTEEQPELVRPYYRIPIQLSNFVAAQWYSKPVLLRINTANLIADGLMQSDCRDLRIVNSSGHLINYWIESGINTKETLVWADFSSLNINISVQTYDDLSLFYLAFGNSAWQSSASNMRAIFPSLTDNMIFWFKAHEHSGSFDSSISDWTDVYNNHAVQSTRSNQPILRSNVLNGFAGIEFDGVNDYLLMGGGYTTATQGSFYIVYKNPSPGNTKSQRLMSGSSAGSQDYTVGVYLMPALDASNVPVANPDGGLAEWIRASDRDMTNIHFGVRHSAMGNYYKGYILEAIGFYGTLGSNQSKLVKNYAQIKYGLQPSLIASIDYDLISPPR, encoded by the coding sequence ATGTCCAAATATTTTGTTGCCAACAATGGAAATGACGCCAATCCAGGAACTGTTGAGAGTCCATTTAAAACATTCGCTCATGCGGTATCTTTAGCCAGGGCTGGCGATACGGTGAATTTGCGGGGCGGTGATATCTTTCGGGAATCTCCGGTAATGAAGCAGTCCGGCACTAATGGTAATTTTATTACTATAAAATCTTACGGAAATGGCAAAGCAATTATATCAGGTGCCGAAATTATCTCTGATGGATGGATTTCTCATAGTAAAAATATTTTCAAAAGAAGTATCCCTCCTGAATGGAATAGAGGATTTGGAGTTAATCAATTTTTCTTAAACGGCAAATTGATTAATGAAGCTCGCTGGCCTAAAATTCCACCTGGAAAAACTATCTTTAACACAGAGGCTTTTCAGGATTATTTAATTGCGACATCTGGTAGTTACGATCCCAAGTCAGGCGATGCCAACGGTTATTATACTGGCAGTTTCAGTCACCCAAGTTTAATTCGCCCTACTAATTACTGGGTAGGTTGTAGGATAATTGCCGCATACGGACTAGCTTGGGCGTCTGATATTGGTGATGTAATTGCTAGTAGTGGCGATACTATTCAGTTTAAATTTAAGTTAAATTCTTATTTAGATGTTTACACCCCATCGACGGGTAACCCATTTTTCCTAATTGGTAAATTGGAATTAGTTACTGAAGAAAATGAAATTTTTACTAGCAATAATGGGACGGCTTATCTTTACCCAATTGGTGGAGTACTGAATGCCAATGATTTAGTTGAAATACGAGTAAGACAGAAAGGAATAGATTTTAGTAATTGTTCTTTCGTCCAAATCGAGAATCTCGAATTTTTTGCTTGCAATATTAACTCAAGCAATTGCTCGAATATCAATATTATAGGCGTAGACTTCAAGTATTCTGGTTATCATAACCCTGAATGTAAAGGAGGTATTGAAGCTATAAAACTGACCGGGGATAATATTAAAATCGCTGATTCAAATATATATGAGACTTGCGGAGACGCGATTTATTTAAATGGAAATAACATTCATTTTTATAATTCAGTTAGTTCTGGATCGGGATACTTAGGCGTTGGTGGTGACTCTATCGATTCTATGGGAACAAATCATATTATTGAAAAATCAACCATATTTAATTCTGGCTATCATGGTATTTGTGCAAGGGCAAAGGCTAGTAAATATAGATTCCTGCGCGTATTTAATATAGGCAGAAATGCCACGGATCTGAGCGGTATTAATATGCTAAGAACAGGAGATATGCAAGGAACTGAAATATGTTACAATTGTTTACATGATGGGCTTTCATTCAAAGGTGAGCTTGATAAAATCCATTTTAATGGATGTCAATTAATCAGGACTGATTCGGGTGGACAAAAGCCACAAGAAGGAACATCAAATGTAAAAATACATCACAATATAGGGTATAGAACAACTAATAATTGTCTGGCTTTATGGCCTTTAGCACCTTGGCATACCAATTATGGCAATACTAAAATAGAAGTTTATTGTAACTCTTTTGATGGAAGTATTTCATTTGCTACCAGACCCGAACACATTAATACTGGTACGATCGTGATGAATAATATTGCTCGTACTATGAATATAGTTCCATCAGAAGCAGATATTAAAAAGAATTTATTTGAACAGAAGATCGTTACTGATAACTTGAGTGGTTACGCAGGATTTATTAGTCCTTGGAATTATAACTTTATGCTGAGGAGTGATTCTCCTTGTATTAAGGCTGGTGTTAGGGTTTCACCTTATACAGATGATTGTCAAGATTCTGCACCACATCTGGGAGCGATCGAATTCGGTGCTACTCCTTTTGTAGCGGGGGCTGTGATTGGCGATCGCGATATACCCTCTCTTCAATATCGACAAGATCGAGAAAACCCATACAAGATTTATATTACTGGTTTGCCAATAGGAAGAAATCTCCCAAGCAATTTTAAAATTAAGTCTGGTGATGGCGTACCTTCTGGAAATTTCTATAATGTGGTCGATCCAACAACCGGATTAACTACTGGCATTGCTTTTATCAATGATTGTAATAGTAGCGGTACGATCGGCATTAGTCTTGATGGCACGACTTTTCATCAAACAAATAAACAGGTTGATTTGGATGATTTATCGATCGCAAATTCTGCCCTACAATTTGACGTATCATCTCGAAGTATATCGATGGTAACAGAAGAGCAGCCTGAGTTAGTTCGCCCTTATTATCGCATTCCCATTCAACTGTCTAATTTTGTCGCTGCCCAATGGTATAGCAAACCTGTTTTGTTAAGAATAAATACCGCTAATTTGATAGCAGATGGACTGATGCAGTCTGATTGCCGCGATTTAAGGATAGTTAATTCTAGCGGTCATCTAATTAATTATTGGATCGAATCTGGCATAAATACTAAAGAAACTTTGGTTTGGGCAGATTTCTCATCTTTGAATATTAACATTTCAGTGCAAACTTACGATGATTTATCATTATTCTATTTGGCATTTGGCAATTCTGCTTGGCAATCTTCTGCTAGTAATATGAGAGCTATTTTTCCTAGCCTCACAGATAATATGATATTTTGGTTCAAGGCACACGAACACTCTGGGAGTTTTGATTCCTCTATTAGTGATTGGACAGATGTTTACAATAATCATGCAGTTCAGTCCACCCGATCCAATCAACCAATTTTGAGAAGTAATGTCTTGAATGGATTTGCGGGAATAGAATTTGATGGTGTTAACGATTACTTATTAATGGGAGGTGGATATACCACAGCAACACAAGGTAGTTTTTATATAGTTTACAAAAATCCATCACCAGGAAATACGAAGTCTCAAAGGTTGATGTCCGGTTCTAGCGCTGGTTCACAAGATTATACAGTAGGTGTTTATTTAATGCCTGCATTAGATGCTTCTAATGTTCCCGTTGCTAATCCAGATGGAGGATTAGCTGAGTGGATTCGAGCGAGCGATCGAGATATGACCAATATCCATTTCGGTGTACGTCATTCAGCTATGGGTAACTACTACAAGGGTTATATATTAGAAGCGATCGGTTTTTATGGTACGCTCGGCTCGAATCAAAGCAAATTAGTGAAAAACTATGCTCAGATCAAATATGGTTTACAACCATCTTTAATAGCAAGTATTGATTACGACTTAATCAGTCCACCTCGTTAA
- a CDS encoding glycosyltransferase, protein MSRIVLTTIGSLGDLHPTIAIGLELRDRNHDVVFATHQEYRTKIESIGFEFHAIRPNNPAIEDPELMARMMDRKKGTEFIVRDWIFGNLRQMYDDLLNIAQTADFMVAGDGVPAARVVAEKLGMKWAFFALAPASFCSAYDPPELPVPLLAALSKFSFLGLIVNRGVMNLARSMSRSWIEPMYQLRQELGLPAIAHPVFEGKYSPYLVLALFSSILGKPQPDWPANSAIAGFTFYDGKTGETKIKPELQQFLEAGEPPIIFTLGSAAVLDPGNFYHESIQVTQQLNRRAVLLMGKNPAPLDLPENIIAVDYVPYSAIFPQTCAIVHQGGIGTTAQALRAGKPTLVMPYSHDQPDNAARVERLGISRHIRRENYTGQRVTRELKELLENRKYTAKAAEIGRIVQAENGVSVACDEIEKQLK, encoded by the coding sequence ATGAGTAGAATTGTTTTAACGACGATCGGCTCTTTGGGCGATTTGCATCCGACGATCGCGATCGGGCTAGAGTTACGCGATCGCAATCATGATGTTGTATTCGCTACCCATCAAGAATACCGCACTAAAATTGAATCGATCGGCTTTGAATTTCATGCCATTCGCCCGAATAATCCCGCCATAGAAGATCCAGAACTGATGGCGCGAATGATGGATCGCAAAAAAGGAACCGAGTTTATCGTGCGAGATTGGATATTCGGTAACTTACGCCAGATGTATGACGATTTACTCAATATTGCCCAAACCGCAGATTTCATGGTGGCGGGAGATGGAGTACCTGCGGCGCGGGTGGTAGCGGAAAAATTAGGTATGAAATGGGCATTTTTTGCCTTAGCACCAGCTTCGTTTTGTTCGGCTTACGATCCGCCAGAATTACCAGTACCACTTTTAGCGGCGTTGTCTAAATTTAGTTTTCTTGGCTTAATCGTTAATCGGGGTGTGATGAATCTCGCTCGATCGATGAGTCGCAGTTGGATTGAACCCATGTATCAGCTGAGACAAGAATTAGGCTTACCCGCGATCGCACATCCTGTATTTGAAGGGAAGTATTCACCCTATCTGGTGCTGGCGCTTTTCTCATCCATTTTAGGGAAACCGCAACCTGACTGGCCAGCTAATAGCGCGATCGCGGGATTTACTTTCTACGATGGAAAAACAGGAGAAACTAAGATTAAACCAGAACTTCAGCAGTTTTTAGAGGCAGGGGAACCACCAATTATTTTTACGTTAGGTTCTGCGGCGGTGCTAGACCCTGGTAATTTTTATCACGAAAGTATTCAAGTTACTCAACAGTTAAATCGTCGGGCTGTGTTACTGATGGGGAAAAATCCAGCGCCACTAGATTTACCTGAGAATATCATTGCGGTGGATTACGTGCCTTACTCTGCGATTTTTCCCCAAACTTGTGCGATCGTGCATCAAGGGGGAATTGGGACTACTGCACAGGCATTACGCGCCGGAAAACCTACTTTAGTGATGCCCTACAGTCACGATCAACCGGATAACGCAGCACGAGTTGAACGTTTGGGCATCTCGCGCCATATTCGACGGGAAAATTATACGGGGCAACGAGTGACCAGAGAATTGAAAGAGTTGCTGGAAAATCGAAAATATACTGCAAAAGCCGCAGAAATCGGGCGAATCGTGCAAGCAGAAAATGGCGTGTCTGTAGCGTGTGATGAAATTGAGAAGCAGCTTAAGTAA
- a CDS encoding BamA/TamA family outer membrane protein — MRLPSVAILTLATIGIWESQMAIASNVAEPVGMEAAAVPSDSSTDANDLLITSDEEVNESDRTQSIEDGALVRDIQIRFVDREGETVNGRTRQEFLRGLLRLKPGDVFRENELESDLRRLRRLEIVDRVDVSVQSDDSNVDIIYDIKESRFPSLTYGGGYNSDIGIYGSVSYRDANIGGNNQQFTGKLQVSQIDAQFDIQYTDPYRASEPNRFGYSVRAFRRRGFSPTFNEDVDLPNDDDPREGRFGGSVALLRSFNDWNGSLGLNYTRTSIRDDKWRISPVDVFGNPLSLSGEGIDDIVTVSLGVSRDMRDRRSYPTSGYILSLTTEQSVPIGLGNALFNRLRANYIQYVPVSLIDKGRPTEYPELTEMVAFNLQAGTVIGDFPPAEAFNIGGLNSIRGYGGGEVSSGRSYVLASIEYRFPLVWRVGGVVFADFGSDLGSADTVLGEPAVIRDKPGSGFGYGLGLRVKSPIGLIRADFGLNDQGESSFQITTGQRF; from the coding sequence ATGCGCTTACCAAGTGTAGCAATTTTAACTTTAGCGACAATTGGAATTTGGGAATCTCAGATGGCGATCGCCAGCAATGTTGCTGAACCAGTAGGGATGGAAGCGGCGGCAGTTCCTAGCGACAGTTCTACGGATGCTAATGATTTATTAATTACCAGTGATGAGGAAGTTAACGAAAGCGATCGAACTCAATCAATTGAAGATGGCGCATTAGTTCGCGATATCCAAATTCGCTTTGTCGATCGCGAAGGTGAAACTGTCAATGGGCGCACCCGTCAAGAATTCCTACGGGGTTTACTGCGACTTAAACCTGGTGATGTATTTCGAGAAAACGAGTTGGAATCGGACTTGCGGCGATTGAGGCGATTGGAAATTGTCGATCGCGTTGATGTTTCCGTACAGTCAGATGACTCTAATGTTGACATTATTTATGACATTAAAGAAAGTCGTTTCCCTTCTCTGACTTACGGTGGTGGCTATAACTCGGATATCGGGATTTATGGTTCGGTAAGTTATCGAGATGCCAATATCGGCGGCAATAATCAGCAATTTACGGGTAAATTGCAGGTTAGCCAGATCGATGCCCAGTTTGACATTCAATACACCGATCCTTATCGGGCTAGCGAACCAAATCGCTTTGGTTATAGTGTAAGAGCTTTTCGCCGTCGCGGTTTTTCTCCTACTTTTAATGAAGATGTGGATTTGCCGAATGATGATGACCCACGGGAAGGCAGGTTTGGCGGTTCGGTGGCGTTGTTGCGATCGTTTAATGATTGGAATGGTTCACTGGGTTTAAATTACACCCGCACTAGCATTCGAGATGATAAATGGCGGATTTCCCCAGTCGATGTGTTTGGTAATCCTTTATCTCTCAGTGGGGAAGGGATTGACGATATAGTAACGGTGTCTCTGGGTGTAAGTAGAGATATGCGCGATCGTCGTTCTTATCCTACCAGCGGTTACATCCTCAGCCTCACCACCGAACAATCTGTTCCCATTGGATTGGGGAATGCTTTGTTCAATCGATTGCGGGCTAACTATATTCAATATGTCCCAGTTAGCTTGATCGACAAAGGTAGACCGACGGAATATCCCGAATTAACGGAAATGGTAGCTTTTAACTTGCAAGCTGGAACGGTAATCGGCGATTTTCCTCCCGCTGAGGCGTTTAATATCGGCGGTTTGAATTCCATTCGGGGATATGGCGGAGGCGAGGTTAGCAGCGGTCGCAGCTATGTATTAGCTTCTATAGAGTATCGTTTCCCTCTAGTGTGGCGAGTGGGCGGAGTTGTCTTCGCTGATTTCGGTTCCGATTTGGGATCTGCTGATACGGTATTGGGAGAACCAGCCGTAATTAGAGATAAACCTGGTAGTGGTTTTGGCTATGGATTAGGGTTGCGAGTGAAATCCCCCATTGGACTGATTCGGGCAGACTTTGGGTTAAACGATCAAGGGGAAAGTAGCTTTCAAATTACTACGGGTCAACGATTTTAA
- a CDS encoding photosystem I reaction center protein subunit XI: protein MADPRDAEVVKAYNGDPFVGHLSTPISDSGFTRAFIGNLPAYRKGISPLQRGLEIGMAHGYFLIGPWIKLGPLRDYAEAANLGGLISGLALILIATACMSVYGLAAFQDSKTIPSSNPQAPDQWKTSEGWGQVTGGFFLGAMGGAFVAFFLLENFNVVDAIFRGVVHH, encoded by the coding sequence ATGGCCGATCCCAGAGATGCAGAAGTTGTAAAAGCTTATAACGGTGACCCATTTGTTGGTCATCTCTCCACTCCCATCAGCGATTCTGGCTTTACCCGCGCTTTTATTGGTAATTTGCCAGCTTACCGCAAAGGGATTTCTCCACTACAACGTGGATTGGAAATTGGCATGGCACATGGCTATTTCCTGATTGGCCCCTGGATTAAACTTGGCCCATTACGTGACTATGCGGAAGCTGCCAACTTGGGTGGATTGATTTCTGGCTTGGCTTTGATTCTCATCGCCACTGCTTGTATGTCCGTTTATGGCTTGGCCGCTTTCCAAGATAGTAAAACAATTCCGAGTTCCAATCCTCAAGCGCCAGACCAATGGAAAACCTCTGAAGGCTGGGGTCAAGTAACTGGTGGTTTCTTCCTCGGTGCAATGGGTGGCGCTTTTGTTGCCTTTTTCCTATTGGAAAACTTCAATGTTGTGGATGCGATCTTCCGGGGTGTAGTTCACCACTAA
- a CDS encoding photosystem I reaction center subunit VIII, translating to MTGSYAASFLPWILIPVITWLLPAVVMGLLFIYIESDEAA from the coding sequence ATGACAGGTTCATACGCAGCTTCTTTCTTGCCCTGGATTTTGATCCCAGTGATTACCTGGTTATTACCTGCGGTAGTTATGGGTCTGCTGTTTATCTATATTGAAAGCGACGAAGCAGCTTAA
- a CDS encoding glycosyltransferase family 1 protein, producing the protein MSNLLLNLSFLMSKPTGISTYAYNLFPHLKQLNPTLLAAQNIENFNCYPVPPNLTPEQGTKGHFDRLVWTQWQVPKIYRQLKSNLLFSPLPEAPIFSGCRYVVTVHDLIPLRFPRRFSPLTNYNKFFLPLVLQQAQHIICDSQSTANDVIHFFRIPERKVSPILLAYDRDRFQFLDLPTSNYFLYIGRHDPYKNLERIIAAFAALPDSQNYELWIAGSPDERFTPTLKAKAEALGIGDRVKFLAYLPYGELPKIINQALAVVFPSLWEGFGFPVLEGMACGTPVITSHVSSIPEVAGDAAILINPYNVGEIAEAMQAVANDGELRSRLRQAGLARSKLFSWEKTGQATASVLQKYL; encoded by the coding sequence TTGAGCAATTTGTTATTGAATTTATCTTTTTTGATGTCTAAACCTACGGGTATTAGCACTTATGCTTATAACTTGTTTCCTCATCTTAAGCAATTAAATCCAACTCTCTTAGCTGCCCAAAATATCGAGAATTTTAACTGCTATCCAGTACCGCCAAATCTTACACCGGAACAGGGAACGAAAGGACACTTCGATCGGCTAGTTTGGACGCAGTGGCAAGTTCCAAAAATTTATCGTCAATTGAAATCAAATCTGTTATTTTCACCTTTACCAGAAGCACCGATATTTTCTGGTTGTCGATATGTGGTGACAGTTCACGATTTAATCCCATTGCGTTTTCCTAGAAGATTTTCACCTTTAACAAATTACAATAAGTTTTTTTTGCCGTTGGTTTTGCAACAAGCACAACATATTATTTGCGATTCCCAATCAACTGCTAATGATGTTATTCATTTTTTCCGAATTCCCGAACGAAAAGTTAGTCCAATTTTATTAGCTTACGATCGCGATCGCTTTCAATTTTTAGACTTACCCACCAGTAATTATTTTCTCTATATAGGAAGACACGATCCTTACAAAAATCTGGAAAGAATCATTGCTGCTTTCGCTGCTTTACCTGATTCTCAAAACTACGAATTGTGGATCGCCGGATCGCCAGACGAACGCTTTACTCCTACATTGAAAGCTAAGGCAGAAGCATTGGGAATTGGCGATCGCGTAAAATTTTTGGCATATCTTCCTTATGGAGAATTGCCAAAAATCATCAATCAAGCTTTAGCAGTTGTGTTCCCCAGCCTTTGGGAAGGCTTTGGATTTCCAGTTCTAGAAGGTATGGCTTGCGGGACTCCCGTCATTACCTCCCATGTTTCTTCCATTCCAGAGGTAGCTGGGGATGCCGCTATTTTAATTAATCCTTACAACGTAGGAGAGATTGCAGAAGCGATGCAGGCAGTGGCGAATGATGGAGAATTGCGATCGCGTTTGCGCCAAGCCGGACTTGCCAGAAGTAAACTATTCAGTTGGGAGAAAACCGGACAAGCTACAGCATCTGTACTACAAAAATATCTGTGA